taaacaTGTCCACGACCATTTCTCTGCTCAGCAGGGCTAGCGAGTTCAAACTTGTCCTCCACTCACTTTTCAAAATGTAGCTGCAAAGAAAAGTTGCCTAGTATCAGAACGTATGCCAGATGGCCTTTACAATTGCAGCTGTGGTAGGAATCTGGATTGCATGTTAGTGCTGTCTAGTTTGTTTTTGAAAACATCACAGCTCTATTTAACTTGAGCAACCCAATCAATTTAGTTATATGGATCCATTACTCATTGAAAGCCTGTCTAAAAAGCAGAACATCTTTCCCATTTGAGTCATGGGAGACCAGCAGCAAACAACTTGGTTGAACGAGGTTTCACACCGGTTTGagggtacaatgattctctacatggCTTGTCACAAAttaaattaggcaaactattagcaACCAGCTAATGGCAATGATTTCTGCATATAGCACCTTTGTCAACATGGCTTGTCTCAGCAGTAAGCCAACAGACAGCCAGCATTTTATAGTTACTGTAGGTCTTAAAATGCATCACATGCTGGTCTAAAAAGCATCTTACAAATAGATCACTGCACTTTGTGCAAGGAATGACAAACTCCCCTCAACTTTAACAGCCATTTTATTTATTCACTCAAGCATTGTACAAAGCCTTTGAACACCATCTAGTGGATCAGTGCTGTAGGATGACATTTTACAACCAGTCTGACAGCACCCAGACCAGAATAGCATTGCAACATTAAAAAATGCTACAAAATATAGTCGAGACCAAACCAAATTGTCAAGACAGATCTTTATTCCATCTTTCATTGGAAACattaaatataacttttttgggaTGACAATACAGATATTTGTTGCATGTGACATTCTTACAAATCAAGTGCGCCTTCTACACAACCCTGTGTTGTTTTgcttttctccctcctcccctcagatgAACTTATGCGAGATCCTTAGCCATCTGTGCAGCCTTCTCAACCACCTCCTCAATGGGTCCGACCATGTAGAAAGCTTGTTCGGGCAGGGCATCGTACTCACCTGGAGGGAAAGAATGACCACTTAGCTCAAGACAATCAGAATTTCACAGACAACACCAAGGAAATTCATAAGTTTAAAGGTAGACTGACTGAAATGTTGCCAATAGCAGCACTGCAGATATTGCGATAAGCAAGTTGCAAGACTGTGCATGATTTGACTCGGTTACATGGGAGCcacagcaccaacacagcaaAGTTGAACCTCATGCCTCCAACACTTAGTAGTTGCAAAAATTGACCTACCAAGCTTTAAACTTTGCGTATCTACGTCATATCGCAGAGTATCTTTAAACCTAATTACAAGTACTACGTACCATTTAGAATGCTCTGGAAGCCACTGATGGTCTCTTTGAGTGGCACCAGCTTGCCAGCGTGACCAGTGAAGACCTCCGCCACCTGGAAAGGCTGGGACAGGAAACGCTGGATCTTGCGGGCGCGAGACACAATCAGCTTGTCCTCCTCAGACAACTCATCCATACCCAGGATGGCAATGATATCCTGCAGGGACTTGTAGTCCTGAGAGGCGAGAGTTGTAGGCATAATGTCATTCATTATTAGAAGCTGTATACTGCCGCTTTCcatgtctgtagcttgtgaggtgtgtaACGCTGTTGCTTTTAAGCATTTTACGCCATTGTTattgctctgtctgcatgctacgtgttgcttgtcctacATCGCTCTGCATGTGCTCATTGTCATGGGAATGGTTTAATAACCTGCCAGTGTGTGCAGTTAAAATTTGCCAGGTGGCTAAATCCAGCACTTCTAATGAAACAAAGTAATGTGCACTGtccgtttaaaaaataaataaactcaatGGTTGGGGTGACCGATACACTGGGGGGCTATAAGACACTAACCTGGAGGATCTTCTGCACGCCACGAGCAACGTCATAGTGCTCGGCGCCGACAATGTTGGGGTCCATGATACGGGAGGTGGAATCCAGGGGATCCACAGCGGGATAGATACCCAGCTCAGCGATAGCACGGGACAACACCGTGGTGGCGTCCAAGTGAGCGAAGGTGGTGGCAGGGGCAGGATCAGTCAAATCATCAGCTGGCACATAGATTGCCTTAGAGAAGACAGGTTGTTACAGTGACAAGTAGCATTTCAGTCTTGAAGCAATGTCAGACTATTGGGTACTACAGACTGCCATGTTAGCATGGCCCTCCAACAGGCCTATGCTGCTTGAAATCCAGCTTACCTGCACAGAGGTGATGGAACCCTTCTTGGTGGTGGTGATTCTCTCCTGCATGGTACCCATGTCAGTGGCAAGGGTGGGCTGGTAACCCACAGCGGAGGGGATTCGACCCAGCAGAGCAGACACCTCGGAGCCAGCCTGGGTGAAGCGGAAGATGTTGTCGATGAAGAGCAGCACATCCTGACCCTCCTGGTCACGGAAATACTCAGCCACGGTCAGACCAGTCAGAGCCACACGGGCACGGGCACCTGGGGGCTCGTTCATTTGTCCATACACCAGTGCTACCTAGGGGTTTGGAGGAGAGGGCAGTTAGAGAATACATCTAGGTCAACCCATAATAGAAACTGACACATCGCACATCAACAGTTATTGCACAAAATAGtacacagcatcatctggatatgtataCAAAATTCACCTTTGCGCCCCTTTCTGTCAAGCAGTCTACGCACACATTCTATAAATCCAGCGTATGTACCACACCGAACACAACTACCTCTGCAAGGAAACATAGCATTTCAATGGAAATGAATGcaattctggtgtaccaaaatgcaatgacgctgtcggtgtgtTCGAAGGGTAAAGCTGATGTGAACATAAAGTCAAGTGGGTAATGAGGGCAACTTTCCAGACTGGTGATATGCTACTTAAAAGGCagaatatgtaactttttgggaaaCCTGACTTTGGATTTATGCAACCAGGAAATGTCAGAGCAATTCCTGTATATTGCACCTTATATTTTGACATTCAACTGGGGGATATTTTTCCCCTGTGACAGCTTTAAATACCATCAATCTGTATAAGACTCCTTAGAGGCTCCTGCTTATGACTGTCAAATGTAACCAGTTGGTCACCTTGGAGGTGTCGTCCTTCAGGTTGATGACACCCGACTCAATCATCTCATGGTACAAGTCATTTCCCTCGCGGGTACGCTCTCCCACACCGGCAAACACAGAGTAACCACCATGGGCCTTGGCCACGTTGTTAATCAGCTCCATGATCAACACAGTCTTGCCCACACCAGCACCACCAAACAGACCTATAGAAAGGAAAGCAACTTACTGTCATTAAACTTTAATTAGCTAATTGCAAAAAAATGAATGAGGATGTTGGTTGTCCCACGTACCGATTTTGCCTCCCTTGGCATAGGGAGCCAGCAGATCTACCACCTTGATGCCAGTTACCAGGATCTCCTGCTCCACACTCATGTCAGTGAACTCCGGGGCCTCAGCATGGATGGCTGCTGTcctaatcaacaacaaaaaaaggtatAATCAGAGCCAACACTTCACTTTGAACAAGCAATTTCCAATTGTGTATCATTCAGAGTCGAGACAATTCTAGTAGTCATACATTAAAATAATTGAATATGGATGTAAATATTGTGATTGCCATATCTAAAACTATAAATTGGCTGATAGACAAAGTGCTTACTGCTTAGTGGAGATGGGTCCCCTCTCGTCAATGGGCTCCCCAATGACGTTCATGATTCTGCCCAGGGTCTCAGGACCAACTGGGATTCTGATGGGATCGCCAGTGTCCACAACCTTCTGTCCACGGACAAGACCTTCTGTACCATCCATGGCAATGGTACGCACAGTGTTCTCACCTGAAAGTCAACATAACAAATTATCCCAATAAGCTGTTATTGATTATGCAATGTTGGTACAATGCCTTTGCAAAcaatggctgtgtttacacaaatAGACAAATCCTGATCTCTGCCAAATTATTGGCTTAAAAGAAAGACAGTTCTACACAAATTAGGCTGCCTCTAAATGCAGGTCAAATGATTTACCAAGATGTTGTGCCACCTCCAGCACTAGCCTGGACTCACGACCAGCAACTTCCAGTGCATTGAGGATGGGTGGGAGGCCCTCATCAAACTGGACGTCGACGACGGCACCGATGACTGCTACGATCCTTCCATGGGCAAAggcggcagcagcagcaggtgCAACGTAGTCTCTACCTGTAAAAGTGCATTGACCAAAAACCGTATGACCTTGTTGTGAGTGAAATATCAATAATATGCCATGTCTGCTGACCCATGCCAACCTAGCCTACACAATGCAAGGAGTTGGAAATGTAACATCACCTGTGTAGTTAGCCATGTGCACAAGGGAAAACACCAGACCTGCCAACCCTGTCCAACTTTTTAGAGTACCAGACACAGGCAGCAAATTTGAGATTCAACTAACATGCATAACACACCCCGAATTGGAGTTCTTTCCTTTCCTGAGTACTACAATTATAGAATTGTACCAAATTATGCCTAAAAATGTTGGAATATTTTTGACAGCATTCCATTTACACATGGTAAAAGTCACTAACTAGAAACACAAAAGGCCTTGATTCTCAGAGTTTGTTAAATGAAACAAATTAGGTACAAAAGTCTTACCCACGATAAAAACCCATTAACTGATATGATAACAAATGTCTGAAGCTGAGCATCAAATATACATATTGTCCATAAGAATACAGACCGCAAACTGGCTACACAAAGCTTAAGTAGGCTAGCACAAAGGGAATCTGAACGCTGTTCGCTAGAAGAGGCCAGTGTTTCAGCCTATTTCTTTGCAGCACATACATCATTTCAGATTTTCGAAATTGAGAACCTCAAATCTAGTGCAAAGGCATTTTAGAAGCATTGCCTCTATAGCTGATAACGGACACTCATTCTTAATCCCGCAGTTTTCTAAACTCCCGACTCCATGTAATGCTTAGatgcttatttatttttgattatataaaaaaataaaaatttgtgGCGCGGATCATAATTACAGTTAGTCTATGAGGTTGCGTGATCCGCGTAATATTACGTGGAAATACAACTAATGGGACGCATAATTAAATGTATCACTCGCACAATTGAGACCAGTTATTTTTCGTATTTGCATTTAAATTTCTCACTAACAAATGCGAGTGAACTGCTGGCACTTCAGAGCCCACTGAATGTCCATCTTATGTTCGCTTAACGTTAGCTTGAAACAATGTGTTTACGTTTCCACAACACGGAGTCGAAAAGGGATTTGTCCATGTGTTTACGTACAGCTGACAGTTGGCAAACTCAGCATCACAACAAACAGGAGGGGCTACGTCGAATAATGATGTATTAATCGCCATGTCCGTAGACAAACTCCGTTACATGTCTGTGTTGCAACTCGAGAATCTGGACGTTAAATTTACTCAGTGGATTAATTTGAtgaaaagttaaataaaataaaattcagGCCCTATTCATTTCTGGGTACTTTTAACTCGGATGTCGTACCTGACAGAGAATTGCGTAGTTGGTACGCAAAATTGGTGCATGTTGGGAGGTCTGAAACACCGAAGCAAACTCAATGTCAAGTATTTTCGGCCATGTTGTGCAGGAGAAATGCTACAGCTCAGCAGTTAAATTATTAGAAAACTAATACCTTCGAAGACCGACACATGTCAAGCCAACCGAATTACTAAGGTGACATTGCTATTTCTGTAACTTCGCATAATAAGTGAACCCTAGCTAGTTGTCAGATGGCTAGCAAACTACTGTAACGGTACATTAACCAGACAACGTGTGAAGAAGTCGAACTGctagttaagaaaaatattttgAAATCAAATTTATACTCGTTATAAACTATTTGACTACGAAATAACACCGACAGTGATTCATTTAGTAATTGAATGACACTTGACGTTGGCTGGCTAACTAGCCACAGTATGGACTCGCTAGCGCAAGCCTCCAAACCTCATGTCATACAAAGGtcatttcaatttacacaaaaatcATGTCACTCAGCTATATGTTCTTAAGTCACATTAATATAACTACTAAATCGAATGCATGGCGTAAGTTCCACGTTCAACATTAAACTAGTAGACGAGAAATTAAGCATGGTAAAAAATGTGAGGCCTGCTACACTGAAGAAAGCCAGCGTTTTGCTTTGGGCTAAAGTTGACTAGCAGTTAGCCTAATACCAGTTCTGTTCCAAACGGTTTTTACAATGGATTAGCTACCTCTGTAATATGCTTGCAAAACTTACGTCCAAGGACAGATGGAGAGCCAACGAGGGCCTTCAGGGGCTGGACCCCGGGCTTAAGTGCCTGGAGAGCCCCGGTGCAGCAGCGTCCCACAGCTCCTAACATTGTCAAAATGGCTGAAGGTGGAAAGAGACGAAACGACTTGTGCCTTTATAATGAATGACCGCGGAGCTGAACAGAGCGTGCGCGCAACTCCAGGGCCAAACTGAGCAGGCGCACTTCGTGATTTATTTAGCATTGATTGCTACTTCCACATATTACTGTCATACTACAACACTTGTAATTGTCTTCGCAACATTACAAATCACGTATCATGTCAATTCAGTAAGAATAATCATGTACAATGTTCTAACAACCTAGATAACAACATTCAAACTCAAGGTCACtataggtgtgtgtgcgtgtgtgtgtgtgtgtgtgtgtgtgtgtgtaatgcagtAAGTGAATATCCATCTCCccaaaacacagcaacacacaaacatacattacctttggaaactattcagaccccttgacttttcccacattttgttacattatagccttattctaaaatggatttttttttaaatcttcagcaatctacgcacaataccccataaagacaaagcgaaaacaagtttttagacatttttgcaaatttattacaaataaaaaactgaaatattttattcaaaccctttgctatgagactcaaaaattgagctcaggtgtatcctgtttccatagaTCATCCtttaaatgtttctacaacttgattggagtaaattcatttgattggatattaaaaggcacacacctgtctatattaggtcccacagttgacagagcatgtcagagcaaaaaccaagccatgaggttgaagaaattgtccgtagtgcGCCGAGACGTGATTGTGTCGCGGCACATTtccggggaagggtaccaaaagattctgcagcattgaaggtcctcaagaacacagtagcctccatcattcttaaatggaagaagtttggaaccaccaacacttttcctagagctggccgcccggccaaactgagcaatcggtggggagaagggccttggtcagggaggtgatcaaaaacctgatggtcactctgaccgagctccagagttcctctgtggagatgggagaaccttccagaaggacaaccatccctaCAGCACTCCAACAATaagggctttatggtagagtggccggtCAGAAGCCACTCCaaagtaaaaggcatatgacagcccacttggagtttgccaaaaggcatctaaggactctcagaccatgagaaacaagattctctggtctgaaaccaagattaaactctttagcctgaattccaagtgtcacatctggaggaaacctggcaccatctctacagtgaagtgtggtggcagcatcataatgTGGGGGTGTTCttcagggactgtgagactaatcaggatcgatgCAAAGATGACTGGAACAAAGTACAGAAATCCTTGTCCAGAGcggtcaggacctcagactggggtgacggttctccttccaacaggacaacacaggagtccctttgggacaagtctctgcatgtccttgagtgtcccagccagagcccggactttaaaCCAATCAAACTTCTCTGGCCCAGGAgcgtgaaggtgaacggaaaggctctggagcaacgaaccgcccttgctgtctctgcctggccggttcccctctttccactgggattctctgcctcgaaccctattacaggggctgagtcgcTGGCTCACTGGTGCTCTttccgtccctaggaggggtgtgtcacttgagtgggttgaatcactgatgtgattttcctgtctgggttggcgcccccccccccttgggttgtgccgtggcggagatctttgtgggctatactcagccttgtctcaggatggtaagttggtggttgaagatatccctctagtggtgtgggggctgtgctttggcaaagtgggtggggttatatccttcctgtttggccctgtccagggggtatcatcggatggggccactgtGTCTcgtgacccctcctgtctcagcctccagtatttatgctgcagtagtttgtgtcggggggctagggtcagtttgttatatctggagtacttctcctgtcttatccggtgtcctgtgtgtattttaagtatgctctctctaattctctaatttctctctctcggaggacctgagccctaggaccatgcctcaggactacctggcatgatgactccttgctgtccccagtccacctggctgtgctgctgctccagtttcaactgttctgcctgtgattattattatttgaccatgctggtcatttatgaacatttgaacatcttggccatgttctgttataatctccacccggcacagacagaagagaactggccacccctcatagcctggttcctctctaggtttcaacctatgttttggccttttctagtgagtttttcctagccaccatgcttctacacctgcattgcttgctgtttggggttttagactgggtttctgtacagcactttgagatatcagctgacgtacaaagggctatataaatttgaCTTgattctctggagagacctgaaaatagctgtgtagcaacactccccaaccaacctgacagagcttgagaggatctgcagagaagaatgggagaaactccctgaatacaggtgtgccaagcttgtagcgtcatacccaagaagaatcgaggctgtaattgctgccaaaagtgcttcaacgtactgagtaaagggtctgaatacttatgtaaatgtgatatttcaaaaaatatataaatgagcaaaaatgtctaaattagtttttgctttgtcattatagggtattgagggggggaaacaatttaataaattttagaataaggctgtaacctaaaatCTGGATAAAGTCCTGGTGTCTGACTACTTTCCAAAGGCATTGTACAGAGCTCCACACCCAGTGTTTAGAACACTGTGTACACAAGCACGATTTCAGCACATACACTATCTTTCCACTAGAGTGTGGGGCTGCACTATACATTTTGGTGCTTCATCTCTATCTTCATCCTCTCTTTTGTTGAAACGTGGAATTAAGTGTGGTAATGAATGCTACCAACCAGTGTTAGAATCCCAGTAATGTAATAGATGGAATATCCTGTAATGGGAAGTGAAGTAGGCTACATGCCAACTGTGAAGGAGAGCCTTCACTATGGACAATTTATTTTAATATAGGGATTAAAGGTATTTATTGCCGTTTTTAAACTGTAAATTATTGTGTTGCagtgttattttctgttttgatTCATAATTAATTTCATCCATAACCTGCACTTTCTATAATCTCCAAACTTTTCCTGTTATATTGTATTGCCTCATTTGTGGGAGTGGCTAATCGGCACAAGATCCTGTAGTAATGTTTAATCGGGGCCTGTGTTTTCTTGAAAAGGTGTGTTTCCTGACTGTGTGGAAGAGCCATTGATTTTAGCCACCAGACTTACTTTAAGTCTGCAGTTAATAAGTACTTTTATAACTATTTATTTCTCAGTTCTTCTTTTAAGCCTTTTAGATAAGGTATCGGCCAGCTTGTCACACCAACTTCCAAATAAAGATTCACCTGTCCTTAACTATGAAAATGGATGAATGTTACTGAAGTACTGTGGTAATGATTTCCATGCCCCTGTCTCCTCAGGCTTTGTCGACACATGAGTCAGGCTTTTCAACATTCTTAAGATGGTTTTGTCTGGTTAAGAAAGACATACACACTCTATACCTCAGTTCATCGGGGCGTGGGCTCTATAAGAAATCAAAagtattccacagggatgctggttcatgttgacaccaatgtttcccacagttgtgccaagttttctgggtgtcctttgggtggtggaccattcttgatacacacgggaaactgttgggtgtgaaaagcccagcagagtggcagttcttgacacaaaccagtgcacctggcacctactaccataccccgttcaaaggcacttaattgtctcaatgtctcaattgtctcaaggcttaaaaatacttctttaaccagtctcctcctcatttacactgattgaagtggatttaacaagtgacatcaataagggatcatagctttcacctggattcacctggtcagtctatttaattgaaagagcaggtgttcattaTTTTCAGAGGCCTTGTGTTTTCTATGGAACTTTCTATCTGGTATTTGGCATATTATCTGGTATCTATAAATGGATAACTAACCGTTTGTAACCCTTTATAAATCATATGTTTGCCACACCTCTCTGGAAATCCTTCACCGGCTGTTTCATGCTCTTCACACCCATGTTCGAGGCGATTTCAGCCGACACCTCGGGCCATTCATCATAATGAAAGCAGCTTGTACTGCGTTTCATGACAGTCCGTGACATGACCACTTTGATGGGAGACGATCTACAGGAGACCTTTGACCTTCCACAGACATGTTCTGGAttggttagtgctatccgggatccATGGGACATCCCTACACTAAGTCCTAACCTGCTAGGAAATCCAAGAGAACACCAACTCTACAGATTGCAAGCACATTGTGAATTGCATTAAGTGTTGGTTGAGAATGTGCTGCAGAGATGCTATGGATTGATGATTTTTAACCACCTGGCTGCTCGACTTTATGTTAAAATGATGTCATCAGCTATCAGGAAAAGCTGAATTTATATCCTTGAAAAACTCCTTTTCAATTCACTGCACATGTGTACATTCACCACACGATATGTACATCACACTGGGAAAAGACGTCAGATCACCATCTTGTCATTAAGCATGAATGCAACTTGAAATGAACCAAACCGTGAAACATTATAGTTTCTAGATGGTTGAATTGAACTGTGCAGAGATTCCTTTGGGCTGATCAGCACCATATAGGAAGTGTTAGAGCGATCCTCACCATGTTTTACTTGTCTCCCCATGAAAGGGGACGGTATCTGAACCAGATTTGAGCAGGCCTATTTCTCATGACGGCATTCTTGCGTGGCAGCTCACCTCTGATTGCTTTCTGCCTCCAGGTTTGGAATACTGtgagctataaaaaaaaaaacacgctGTCACCACCAAGTGCACAGCTGGAGCAGAGCTGCATGATTCTCCTTCTGGCGGCCAGAAGTCTGGCGGCCAGAAGTCTGGCGGCCAGGGAAATGCGTATGGATTTTCACTACCTTTGCATGAGCTCTAtattccagatttttttttactcagAGTGGAGTGAatcaaaagtttaaaaaaatattttcctcTTTAAAAAATGCCAATCCATAAAGACAAGGTGAACAGGGTATTGTGAACTGAaactgattgttggagtgctaaATTCTCTGGAGGAGCAGCTACAGCTAATCTTCTAAACAGTTTTATAGTCTTGCCTCACCCCCTGCAGCTGCAGCCAAAGACTAGTGCCTTCATATGAATGTGAATCATGGAAAATTGTGCTAGCAAAGTGCGCTGCCTAGAGCTCTAGAAGTAAATCACTACCAGTCTCCTTACAAAAAGCTTTGCTTTGTTCTGTGGGTGAGGCTTCCGGAAGCTATTATTTCCAGAATGAGACATCAGGGCAAAATGGGGCAGAAATGGGTATTTACCCTGGTCACCAGTGGATAATAGTAAAAGATACGAGGCAACAAACAAGAACGGACAAAGGCCCATAAACTGATTACAACTATAGTCTTAATAAATTGGATCTTTGCTATTACAGCCCGGAGGTGCCATCCCAAACtccatttataaaaaataaaaaaaactattataaAAATAACATTTCACCCCTACACTTTACCCCAGCTTAGCCCTGCCCCGCGAGAGCTCCTTGCCCCGCCCTTCTCCAAACATGGAGTGGCTGTGAGTGAAAGGGGGCTGGTTCTGCCTCTACTGTActcactgtgtctgtgtgaggaTGGCTGCAGCTAAAGAAACCTCAGGAAACCCAGTGTGAACCAGAGCACAGACCTCCACAGACCCTCTACTCACTGCTGCCGTACTGCAGACATCCTACTTGACCTGACCAGCTCCCATCCTGCAGACTGACACCATcacaggagcaggacaagagcAGGAGTCTAAGTGGAACTTAACCTGAACAACACTTGAAACTGTCTTATTTTTTCCTCTGCTTCTCTTGCTCCCtctgattctctctttctctcatgtgCATCTTTCCCAATCCTGAACACTGAACTGAGTATATTGGAGACCTGAGCCTGCAGCACTGTATTGTGAGTATGTGCAGGATCAAGTTACAATGATACAGGTTATGGGTCTCAGAAATGGTGGACTTTTGCACCTCTGTGTTGGTGTGCAGATTTTCATGTGACACAAGTTTCTACCTGAACACAAGCTGAATTTGCTGTTCTGGCtgccttaccccccccccctctctctctttcttgttctctctctctctttcttgttctctctctctctctccctctctttcttgttctctcactctctctctttcttgttctctctctctctcttgttttctctctctctttcttgttctctctctctctctctttctctctctcagaggaggaGAACAGGTGGTGATGTCCCCTTCTCTGTACTGGTTCTTGCTGCTCTGTAGACTCCACAGTCTCTG
The genomic region above belongs to Oncorhynchus kisutch isolate 150728-3 linkage group LG16, Okis_V2, whole genome shotgun sequence and contains:
- the LOC109879410 gene encoding ATP synthase subunit beta, mitochondrial is translated as MLGAVGRCCTGALQALKPGVQPLKALVGSPSVLGRRDYVAPAAAAAFAHGRIVAVIGAVVDVQFDEGLPPILNALEVAGRESRLVLEVAQHLGENTVRTIAMDGTEGLVRGQKVVDTGDPIRIPVGPETLGRIMNVIGEPIDERGPISTKQTAAIHAEAPEFTDMSVEQEILVTGIKVVDLLAPYAKGGKIGLFGGAGVGKTVLIMELINNVAKAHGGYSVFAGVGERTREGNDLYHEMIESGVINLKDDTSKVALVYGQMNEPPGARARVALTGLTVAEYFRDQEGQDVLLFIDNIFRFTQAGSEVSALLGRIPSAVGYQPTLATDMGTMQERITTTKKGSITSVQAIYVPADDLTDPAPATTFAHLDATTVLSRAIAELGIYPAVDPLDSTSRIMDPNIVGAEHYDVARGVQKILQDYKSLQDIIAILGMDELSEEDKLIVSRARKIQRFLSQPFQVAEVFTGHAGKLVPLKETISGFQSILNGEYDALPEQAFYMVGPIEEVVEKAAQMAKDLA